From one Rhizobium sp. CIAT894 genomic stretch:
- a CDS encoding N-acetylglucosamine kinase, whose translation MTELAIGIDGGGTSCRAAVADRNGTIIGRGKSGPANILSDLDNSLLNIVDSARQALRDAGLAAETISSVAAVVGVAGANVTDYGQRVEKALPFAEGRIVTDALIALQGALGDADGIVGAFGTGSVYNARKEGRLNGIGGWGFVVGDQASGARLGRDLMERSLLAHDGVRPASAITESVMAEYGNDPERIVEFAHSARPTDFARYAPVVFDYAMRGDTVAIGIVTDAATAIGESLEALLWPGCPSICLLGGLAEAYEPWLPQRYRPLLAKPKNDALHGAVELAVKLLNERRRGAA comes from the coding sequence ATGACGGAGCTTGCAATCGGCATAGATGGCGGCGGAACGAGCTGCCGGGCCGCGGTCGCGGACAGAAACGGCACTATCATCGGCCGCGGCAAATCGGGGCCTGCCAATATCCTGTCCGATCTGGACAATTCTCTTCTCAATATCGTCGACTCCGCCCGGCAGGCTTTGCGCGATGCCGGGCTCGCCGCGGAAACAATTTCCTCCGTCGCAGCGGTCGTCGGAGTCGCCGGCGCCAATGTCACGGATTATGGCCAGCGAGTCGAAAAGGCCCTGCCCTTTGCCGAAGGCCGCATTGTTACCGACGCGCTGATCGCCCTGCAGGGCGCGCTCGGCGATGCCGACGGCATCGTCGGCGCCTTCGGCACCGGCTCGGTCTATAACGCCCGGAAAGAGGGACGGCTGAACGGCATCGGCGGCTGGGGCTTCGTCGTCGGCGACCAGGCAAGCGGCGCCCGCCTGGGCCGCGACCTGATGGAACGATCGCTGCTCGCCCACGACGGCGTACGCCCGGCTTCCGCGATCACCGAATCGGTCATGGCCGAATACGGCAACGATCCCGAGCGCATCGTCGAATTCGCCCATTCGGCAAGACCGACGGATTTTGCCCGCTACGCGCCTGTTGTCTTCGACTACGCAATGAGGGGCGATACGGTCGCGATCGGCATCGTCACGGACGCGGCAACGGCGATCGGTGAAAGCCTCGAAGCGCTGCTCTGGCCCGGATGCCCGTCAATCTGCCTGCTTGGCGGCCTTGCGGAAGCCTATGAGCCCTGGCTTCCCCAACGCTACAGGCCGCTGCTTGCCAAGCCGAAAAACGATGCCCTTCACGGCGCGGTGGAACTTGCGGTCAAGCTCCTGAACGAGCGACGGAGAGGTGCGGCATGA
- a CDS encoding GntR family transcriptional regulator, whose amino-acid sequence MTDDLATILSLERLQAAGTGPLYVKLRRTLEEAVRAGTLGHGDALPPERDIAELAAVSRVTVRKAIDELVADGLLVRRHGSGTFVAKPVSKVEQRLSQLTSFTEDMARRGMSSRSEWLHKGIHTPSPDEMMILGLAAGVKVSRLSRLRIADDQPLAIENASVSGEFLPDPSAVSNSLYAELERLNVRPVRAVQRISATNMKEADAQLLGVSVGAAGLSIERISYLGSGRAVEFTRSLYRGDAYDFVAELTIGVT is encoded by the coding sequence ATGACCGACGATCTCGCCACAATCCTCTCCCTGGAACGCCTGCAGGCGGCCGGCACCGGCCCGCTCTACGTCAAGCTCCGCCGCACGCTCGAAGAGGCCGTGCGCGCCGGCACGCTTGGTCACGGCGACGCGCTGCCGCCGGAGCGCGACATCGCCGAACTTGCCGCCGTCAGCCGGGTCACCGTACGCAAGGCGATCGACGAACTCGTCGCCGACGGCCTGCTGGTGCGCCGCCACGGCTCGGGCACCTTTGTCGCCAAGCCGGTCTCCAAGGTCGAGCAGCGTCTGTCGCAGCTCACCTCTTTCACCGAAGACATGGCACGCCGCGGCATGTCCTCCCGCTCGGAATGGTTGCATAAGGGCATTCATACCCCCTCACCCGACGAGATGATGATCCTTGGCCTCGCCGCGGGCGTGAAGGTTTCGCGCCTCTCGCGCCTGCGCATCGCCGACGACCAGCCGCTGGCAATCGAGAATGCCAGCGTCTCCGGCGAATTCCTCCCCGATCCCTCCGCCGTCAGCAATTCGCTCTACGCCGAACTCGAACGCCTCAACGTCCGTCCGGTGCGCGCCGTCCAGCGCATTTCGGCAACCAATATGAAGGAAGCCGACGCCCAGCTTCTCGGCGTCTCCGTGGGTGCGGCCGGCCTGTCGATCGAACGCATCTCCTATCTCGGCTCCGGCCGCGCCGTGGAATTCACCCGCTCGCTGTATCGCGGCGATGCCTATGATTTCGTCGCCGAGCTAACGATCGGAGTGACCTGA
- a CDS encoding type II toxin-antitoxin system VapC family toxin, producing the protein MNSLLLDTHAWAWSLTGDERLSAKAVALIERAEAIFVSPISLFEIGQKVRLGKWPEMEPFIGRLPELLQEQGGIAAGLTPEICLAAAMMDWTHRDPFDRLLAATAMQNGIPIISADAIFDELAGNQLWIARFW; encoded by the coding sequence GTGAATTCGCTTCTGCTCGACACCCATGCCTGGGCATGGTCGCTGACCGGCGACGAGCGGCTCTCGGCCAAGGCGGTCGCTCTGATCGAAAGAGCGGAGGCTATTTTCGTCAGCCCGATATCTTTGTTTGAAATCGGGCAGAAGGTTCGTCTGGGCAAATGGCCAGAGATGGAACCTTTCATCGGCCGGCTGCCGGAACTGCTGCAGGAGCAGGGTGGCATTGCCGCGGGCCTGACACCGGAAATCTGTCTGGCTGCAGCCATGATGGACTGGACGCATCGCGATCCGTTCGACCGGCTTCTTGCCGCGACCGCCATGCAGAACGGGATACCGATCATTTCCGCCGATGCGATCTTCGACGAACTCGCCGGAAACCAGCTTTGGATCGCCCGCTTCTGGTAG
- a CDS encoding type II toxin-antitoxin system prevent-host-death family antitoxin: MQVTIHAAKTNLSKLIDAALSGEEVVIAKGHKPVVKIIPIAQSSFKIGLLKGQVAGNGPDFFEPMDGSDLAAWEGIE; encoded by the coding sequence ATGCAGGTTACCATTCATGCCGCGAAGACCAATCTGTCGAAGTTGATCGACGCCGCCCTTTCCGGTGAGGAAGTGGTGATCGCCAAAGGGCATAAGCCTGTCGTGAAGATCATTCCGATTGCGCAATCTTCCTTCAAGATCGGCCTGCTCAAGGGACAGGTTGCTGGAAATGGGCCGGACTTTTTCGAGCCCATGGATGGAAGCGATCTTGCTGCCTGGGAAGGGATCGAGTGA
- the metH gene encoding methionine synthase: MFDTLFGPETGKRDGSEVFAALKKAASERILVLDGAMGTQIQGLGYDEDQFRGTRFIGCACHQKGNNDLLILSQPDAIEEIHYKYAKAGADILETNTFSSTRIAQADYQMEGEVYALNKEGAEIVRRAAIRAEREDGRRRFVAGAIGPTNRTASISPDVNNPGFRAVTFDDLRSAYGEQIDGLIDGGADIILIETIFDTLNAKAAIFACEERFEAKGVRLPVMISGTITDLSGRTLSGQTPSAFWNSVRHANPFTIGLNCALGANAMRPHLQELSGVADTFICAYPNAGLPNEFGQYDETPELMAAQIDSFAREGLVNIVGGCCGSTPEHIRAIAETVAKYKPREIPEHRPFMSLSGLEPFELTKDIPFVDVGERTNVTGSAKFRKLITNHDYTAALDVARDQVENGAQVIDINMDEGLIDSEKAMVEFLNLIAAEPDIARVPVMIDSSKFSIIESGLKRVQGKPIVNSISLKEGEENFLAQARLLHNYGAAVVVMAFDETGQADSYERKVEICTRAYKLLTEKIGFPPEDIIFDPNIFAVATGIEEHNNYGVDFIEATRTIRQRMPLVHISGGVSNLSFSFRGNEPVREAMHAVFLYHAIQAGMDMGIVNAGQLAVYDNIDPELREACEDVVLNRRPDSTERLLEVAERFRGAGAREGRVQDLSWREWSVEKRLEHALVNGITEYIEADTEEARQQAARPLHVIEGPLMAGMNVVGDLFGSGKMFLPQVVKSARVMKQAVAVLLPYMEEEKRLTGGDDRQSAGKILMATVKGDVHDIGKNIVGVVLACNNYEIVDLGVMVPATKILETAIAEKVDVIGLSGLITPSLDEMVHVAAEMERQGFEIPLLIGGATTSRVHTAVKIHPGYNKGQAVYVTDASRAVGVVSALLSPETRQGYVDDVRAEYAKVAAAHARSEAEKVRLPLSRARENAHKVDWSAYKPTKPEFFGTRVFEDYDLAELARYIDWTPFFQTWELRGRYPAILEDEKQGEAARALWADAQAMLKKIIDEKWFRPRAVIGFWPAGAVGDDIRLFTDESRKQELATFYTLRQQLSKRDGRANVALSDFVAPVASGVQDYVGGFVVTSGIEEIAIAERFERSNDDYSSILVKALADRFAEAFAERMHEQVRREYWGYARDEQLSNEDLITEAYAGIRPAPGYPAQPDHTEKATLFKLLDAEKTAGVKLTESYAMWPGSSVSGLYIGHPDSYYFGVAKVERDQVEDYAKRKGMEVSEVERWLGPVLNYVPRKTEDEIEDAA; the protein is encoded by the coding sequence GTGTTTGATACTCTCTTTGGTCCGGAAACGGGCAAGCGTGACGGCAGTGAAGTTTTCGCCGCTTTGAAGAAAGCCGCGAGCGAGCGCATCCTTGTTCTCGACGGCGCGATGGGCACGCAGATCCAGGGGCTCGGCTATGACGAAGACCAGTTCCGCGGAACCCGCTTCATCGGCTGCGCCTGCCATCAAAAGGGTAATAACGACCTTCTGATCCTGAGCCAGCCGGATGCGATCGAAGAGATCCATTACAAATACGCCAAGGCCGGCGCCGATATCCTCGAGACCAATACCTTCTCCTCGACCCGCATCGCCCAGGCCGATTACCAGATGGAAGGCGAGGTCTATGCGCTGAACAAGGAAGGTGCGGAGATTGTGCGCCGTGCGGCAATCCGCGCCGAGCGCGAGGACGGCCGCCGCCGCTTCGTGGCCGGCGCCATCGGCCCGACCAACCGCACCGCCTCGATCTCTCCCGACGTCAACAATCCCGGTTTCCGCGCCGTCACCTTCGACGATCTGCGCTCCGCCTATGGCGAGCAGATCGACGGGCTGATCGACGGCGGCGCCGACATCATCCTGATCGAGACGATCTTCGACACGCTGAACGCAAAGGCTGCGATCTTCGCCTGCGAGGAGCGTTTCGAGGCCAAGGGCGTGCGTCTGCCGGTGATGATCTCCGGCACGATCACCGACCTTTCCGGCCGCACGCTGTCCGGCCAGACGCCGTCGGCCTTCTGGAACTCGGTGCGCCACGCCAATCCCTTCACGATCGGCCTCAATTGCGCGCTCGGCGCCAATGCGATGCGCCCGCACCTCCAGGAACTCTCAGGCGTCGCCGACACCTTCATCTGCGCCTATCCGAATGCCGGGCTGCCGAACGAGTTCGGCCAGTATGACGAAACGCCGGAGCTGATGGCGGCGCAGATCGACAGCTTCGCCCGCGAAGGCCTGGTCAACATCGTCGGCGGCTGCTGCGGCTCGACGCCGGAACATATCAGGGCGATCGCCGAGACCGTGGCCAAGTACAAGCCGCGTGAGATTCCCGAGCACCGCCCCTTCATGTCGCTGTCGGGTCTCGAACCTTTCGAGCTGACCAAGGACATTCCTTTCGTCGACGTCGGCGAGCGCACCAACGTCACCGGCTCGGCGAAGTTCCGCAAGCTGATCACCAATCACGACTACACCGCAGCGCTCGATGTCGCGCGCGACCAGGTCGAGAACGGCGCCCAGGTGATCGACATCAATATGGACGAAGGCCTGATCGATTCCGAAAAGGCGATGGTCGAGTTTCTCAATCTGATCGCCGCGGAGCCTGACATCGCCCGCGTGCCCGTGATGATCGACAGTTCGAAATTCTCGATCATCGAATCCGGCCTGAAGCGGGTGCAGGGCAAGCCGATCGTCAATTCGATCTCGCTGAAGGAAGGCGAGGAGAATTTCCTCGCTCAGGCGCGGTTGCTGCACAATTATGGTGCTGCCGTCGTCGTTATGGCCTTCGACGAGACGGGGCAGGCCGACAGCTATGAGCGCAAGGTGGAAATCTGCACGCGCGCCTACAAGCTGCTGACGGAAAAGATCGGTTTCCCGCCCGAAGACATCATCTTCGATCCGAATATCTTCGCGGTCGCCACCGGCATCGAAGAGCACAATAATTACGGCGTCGATTTCATCGAGGCGACGCGGACGATCCGTCAGCGCATGCCGCTCGTGCATATTTCCGGCGGCGTCTCCAACCTGTCCTTCTCGTTCCGCGGCAACGAGCCGGTGCGCGAGGCGATGCATGCCGTGTTCCTCTACCATGCCATCCAGGCGGGCATGGACATGGGCATCGTCAATGCCGGCCAGCTCGCCGTCTACGACAACATCGACCCCGAGCTGCGCGAGGCCTGCGAGGACGTGGTGCTGAACCGGCGTCCCGACAGCACCGAGCGGCTGCTCGAAGTGGCCGAGCGTTTCCGTGGCGCCGGCGCCCGTGAGGGCCGCGTCCAGGACCTCTCCTGGCGCGAATGGAGCGTCGAGAAGCGCCTCGAACATGCGCTCGTCAACGGCATTACCGAATATATCGAAGCCGATACGGAGGAGGCGCGCCAGCAGGCCGCCCGTCCCCTGCACGTCATTGAAGGGCCGCTGATGGCCGGCATGAATGTTGTCGGCGACCTGTTCGGTTCCGGCAAGATGTTCCTGCCGCAGGTGGTAAAATCCGCCCGTGTCATGAAGCAGGCGGTTGCCGTCCTGCTTCCCTACATGGAAGAGGAAAAGCGCCTCACCGGTGGCGATGACCGGCAATCGGCCGGCAAGATCCTGATGGCGACGGTCAAGGGCGATGTGCACGATATCGGCAAGAACATCGTCGGCGTCGTGCTCGCCTGCAATAATTACGAGATCGTCGACCTCGGCGTCATGGTGCCGGCGACGAAGATCCTCGAAACCGCAATCGCCGAAAAGGTCGATGTCATCGGCCTTTCCGGGCTGATCACGCCGTCGCTCGACGAAATGGTGCATGTCGCGGCCGAAATGGAACGTCAGGGCTTCGAGATCCCGCTGCTGATCGGCGGCGCCACAACCAGCCGCGTGCACACGGCGGTGAAGATCCATCCCGGCTACAACAAGGGGCAGGCGGTCTACGTGACCGATGCGAGCCGCGCCGTCGGCGTCGTCTCGGCGCTGCTCTCGCCGGAAACGCGGCAGGGCTATGTCGACGATGTGAGAGCCGAATATGCCAAGGTGGCGGCGGCGCACGCCCGCAGCGAAGCGGAGAAGGTGCGCCTGCCTTTGTCGCGGGCTCGGGAGAATGCGCATAAGGTCGACTGGTCGGCCTACAAGCCGACAAAGCCGGAGTTCTTCGGCACACGGGTGTTCGAGGATTACGATCTGGCCGAGCTCGCGAGATACATCGATTGGACGCCGTTCTTCCAGACCTGGGAATTGCGCGGCCGTTACCCCGCCATTCTCGAAGACGAGAAGCAGGGCGAGGCGGCGCGTGCGCTCTGGGCCGATGCCCAGGCCATGCTCAAGAAGATCATCGACGAGAAGTGGTTCCGCCCCCGCGCCGTTATCGGCTTCTGGCCGGCCGGCGCCGTCGGCGACGATATCCGCCTGTTCACCGACGAGAGCCGGAAACAGGAGCTTGCAACCTTCTATACGCTGCGCCAGCAGCTCTCGAAGCGGGACGGCCGGGCGAACGTGGCGCTGTCGGACTTCGTCGCACCTGTTGCAAGCGGTGTGCAGGATTATGTCGGCGGCTTCGTGGTGACATCAGGCATCGAGGAAATCGCCATCGCCGAACGTTTCGAGCGGTCGAACGACGACTATTCCTCTATCCTCGTCAAGGCGCTGGCCGACCGCTTCGCCGAAGCTTTTGCCGAGCGCATGCATGAGCAGGTACGACGGGAATATTGGGGCTATGCGAGGGATGAGCAGCTCAGCAACGAAGACCTCATCACTGAAGCCTATGCCGGCATCCGCCCCGCGCCCGGTTATCCCGCCCAGCCCGACCACACGGAAAAGGCGACACTCTTCAAGCTGCTCGATGCGGAAAAAACCGCCGGCGTGAAGCTGACGGAAAGCTATGCGATGTGGCCCGGCTCGTCCGTATCCGGCCTCTATATCGGCCACCCCGACTCCTATTATTTCGGCGTCGCCAAGGTGGAGCGCGATCAAGTGGAAGACTATGCCAAGCGCAAGGGCATGGAGGTTTCCGAAGTCGAGCGCTGGCTTGGACCGGTGCTCAACTACGTGCCGCGCAAGACCGAAGACGAAATCGAAGATGCGGCCTGA
- a CDS encoding AGE family epimerase/isomerase — MAPATGNTALGNWTTRAYHRGWLLAQANGLFDFFQHNSVNPKGGFYDLDDQGRPLDAEGQVRGIHIAARAIHCFSIGALLGRPGAGDLVDHGMDYLWNHHRDRRNGGYFWSLNNDGPVDTNKQGYGHAFVLLAASSAKMIGHPLADGMLDDITEILNVRFWEAKHGAIAEEFTADWQPLDGGAYRGQNSNMHLTEALMAAFEATGEKEYLTKAESIADLVIRRTAGSVDWRVAEHFDAEWNLDKSYYHPNEMFRPAGTTPGHWLEWARLILQLWALGGKRIEWMPDAAKALFAQSMALGWDNDKGGFFYTLDWDDKPAKRNKLWWPACEGAAAAHFLNEHLPSDFHEESYRKIWNVIERAFIDHKNGGWHEELTEDLVPAHSLFPGKGDIYHALQACLIPLFPATGSLTKGITEAGGKL; from the coding sequence ATGGCACCCGCAACCGGCAACACCGCGCTTGGAAACTGGACGACCCGCGCCTACCATCGCGGCTGGCTGCTGGCGCAGGCAAACGGCCTTTTCGATTTCTTCCAGCACAATTCGGTCAACCCGAAGGGCGGCTTCTACGATCTCGACGACCAAGGCAGGCCGCTCGACGCCGAGGGCCAGGTGCGCGGCATCCATATCGCAGCGCGCGCGATCCATTGTTTCTCGATCGGCGCCCTGCTCGGCCGCCCGGGCGCTGGCGACCTCGTCGACCATGGCATGGACTATCTCTGGAACCATCATCGCGACCGCAGGAATGGCGGCTATTTCTGGTCGCTGAACAATGACGGCCCGGTCGATACCAACAAGCAGGGTTACGGCCATGCTTTCGTGCTGCTCGCCGCCTCCTCCGCCAAGATGATCGGCCATCCGCTTGCCGACGGCATGCTCGACGATATCACCGAGATCCTGAACGTCAGGTTCTGGGAGGCAAAACACGGCGCGATCGCCGAGGAATTCACCGCCGACTGGCAGCCGCTCGACGGCGGCGCCTATCGCGGCCAGAATTCCAACATGCACCTGACCGAAGCGCTGATGGCCGCCTTCGAGGCGACCGGCGAAAAGGAATACCTCACCAAGGCCGAAAGTATCGCCGACCTCGTCATCCGCCGCACGGCCGGTTCGGTCGACTGGCGCGTCGCCGAGCATTTCGACGCCGAATGGAACCTCGACAAGTCTTACTACCATCCGAACGAAATGTTCCGCCCGGCCGGCACGACGCCCGGCCACTGGCTGGAATGGGCGCGCCTGATCCTGCAGCTCTGGGCGCTCGGCGGCAAACGCATCGAATGGATGCCGGATGCGGCCAAGGCCCTTTTCGCCCAATCGATGGCGCTCGGCTGGGACAACGACAAGGGCGGCTTCTTCTATACGCTCGATTGGGACGACAAGCCCGCCAAGCGCAACAAGCTCTGGTGGCCGGCCTGCGAAGGTGCGGCTGCCGCCCATTTCCTCAATGAACATCTGCCGAGCGATTTCCACGAGGAGAGCTACCGCAAGATCTGGAACGTGATCGAGCGCGCCTTCATCGACCATAAGAATGGCGGCTGGCACGAGGAACTGACCGAAGATCTCGTCCCCGCCCATTCGCTCTTCCCCGGCAAGGGCGATATCTACCACGCCCTGCAGGCCTGCCTCATCCCGCTCTTTCCGGCAACGGGCAGCCTGACGAAAGGCATCACCGAGGCCGGCGGCAAGCTCTGA
- a CDS encoding DUF2799 domain-containing protein — protein sequence MIRLFLALAAAIGFGLLLASCNTLSKEECVAADWRVIGESDGAAGYEPQQRFAAHAKSCERVKIVPDQTIWFQGYQSGLVRYCTPLSGLARGQAGSGYANVCPPETASGFLRGFNIGAKQHGLQERLNSMQNDYSSKETEIDELSDRLKDAKDGDRSELRRRIEDLEDDMHDIRRDQRDVQDELDRANEDVEWFQRNPTAELRAPGY from the coding sequence ATGATCCGCCTGTTCCTTGCGCTTGCCGCCGCCATCGGCTTCGGCCTTCTCCTTGCCTCCTGCAACACGCTCTCCAAGGAGGAATGTGTCGCCGCCGACTGGCGGGTGATCGGTGAAAGTGATGGCGCCGCCGGCTACGAGCCGCAGCAGCGTTTCGCCGCCCATGCGAAATCCTGCGAGCGGGTGAAGATCGTGCCCGATCAGACGATCTGGTTCCAGGGATATCAGTCCGGCCTGGTGCGTTATTGCACGCCGCTCAGCGGGCTGGCGCGCGGCCAGGCGGGCAGCGGCTATGCCAATGTCTGCCCGCCCGAAACCGCATCGGGCTTCCTGCGCGGCTTCAATATCGGAGCCAAGCAGCACGGGCTGCAGGAGCGCCTCAATTCGATGCAGAACGATTACAGCTCCAAGGAGACTGAAATCGACGAGCTTTCCGACAGGCTGAAAGATGCCAAGGATGGGGACCGGTCTGAGCTTCGCCGGCGGATCGAGGATCTCGAAGACGACATGCACGACATCCGCCGCGACCAGCGCGACGTGCAGGATGAACTCGACCGTGCAAACGAGGATGTCGAATGGTTCCAGCGCAACCCCACCGCCGAATTGCGGGCGCCGGGTTATTGA
- a CDS encoding heme-degrading domain-containing protein, which translates to MTIENDLSRIAEQEKALSFDAFDLTTAWQLGKLLQELATERGLGIAIDVTLHSMPVFYAALPGVTPDNVNWVRRKRNMVLRYFRSSYASGLKLSKDGKTVEDNGLDGADYAPHGGSFPINVKGTGCIGAVTVSGLPQRDDHNLAVEALALMLAKDLDTLRLAPL; encoded by the coding sequence ATGACAATCGAGAACGATCTCAGCCGGATCGCCGAGCAGGAAAAGGCGCTGAGCTTCGACGCCTTCGATCTCACCACTGCCTGGCAGCTCGGTAAGCTTCTGCAGGAACTCGCCACCGAGCGCGGCCTCGGCATCGCGATTGATGTGACGCTGCATTCGATGCCGGTCTTCTACGCGGCATTGCCGGGCGTCACACCCGATAACGTCAACTGGGTGCGCCGCAAGCGTAACATGGTGCTGCGTTATTTCCGCAGCAGCTATGCGTCCGGGCTGAAGCTCAGCAAGGATGGCAAGACCGTCGAGGACAACGGGCTTGATGGTGCCGACTATGCGCCGCATGGCGGCAGTTTTCCGATCAACGTCAAGGGCACCGGCTGCATCGGCGCGGTCACCGTTTCGGGTCTGCCGCAGCGCGACGACCACAATCTCGCGGTCGAGGCCTTGGCGCTGATGCTGGCGAAGGATCTGGATACGCTGCGGCTCGCTCCGCTCTGA
- a CDS encoding flavin reductase family protein encodes MAVSFDFKALSERERYKLMIGTIIPRPIALVTTVDEHGRINAAPFSFFNCLSADPPILAIGVENNADMSFKDTGHNIRMTEVFTVNIVSFAIAEAMHVCGSKYPRGVDELKEAGLTAMPGEKVASPFIAEAPAAFECRRHVTLELGRSRQIILGEIVYAHYRDGVVDPQRLHVDPAAVDAIARLGGDTCATTRERFEMLTPKL; translated from the coding sequence ATGGCCGTCTCCTTCGATTTCAAAGCGCTCAGCGAGCGCGAACGCTACAAGCTGATGATCGGCACGATCATTCCGCGGCCGATCGCGCTGGTGACGACGGTCGACGAGCACGGCCGGATCAACGCGGCCCCCTTCAGCTTCTTCAACTGCCTGTCGGCCGATCCGCCGATCCTGGCGATCGGCGTCGAGAACAATGCCGACATGTCGTTCAAGGATACCGGTCACAATATCCGCATGACCGAGGTTTTCACCGTCAACATCGTCTCCTTCGCCATCGCCGAGGCGATGCATGTCTGCGGCAGCAAATATCCGCGCGGCGTCGACGAGTTGAAGGAAGCCGGGTTGACGGCGATGCCGGGCGAGAAGGTTGCTTCCCCCTTCATCGCCGAAGCACCGGCCGCCTTCGAATGCCGGCGGCATGTGACGCTGGAGCTTGGACGCTCGCGGCAGATTATCCTCGGCGAAATCGTCTATGCGCATTACCGCGACGGTGTCGTCGATCCGCAACGGCTGCATGTCGATCCGGCCGCGGTCGATGCCATTGCGAGACTGGGCGGCGACACCTGCGCCACAACACGCGAGCGTTTCGAGATGCTGACGCCGAAGCTCTGA
- a CDS encoding aspartate/glutamate racemase family protein, with protein sequence MRILIVNPNTTVSMTEKAATAARAVAASGTEIIAATSRMGPVSIEGHYDGALAIPGLLLELKERQAAGYDAAVIACFDDTGLEAARSFADVPILGLCESAVVTASFLAQRFTVVTTLERSRVLIDNLVRRYGMGERAKVRACDIPVLELEDAASGAIGKLRAEIERALVEDGAEAIVLGCAGMTDLARELQNIYGVPVVDGVAAAVKQAEALVSLGLSTSKRGSYASPLPKPFMGAMSGFSPAAKIG encoded by the coding sequence ATGCGCATCCTCATCGTCAATCCGAACACCACTGTTTCCATGACCGAGAAGGCCGCGACCGCCGCACGCGCGGTGGCGGCATCCGGCACCGAGATCATCGCCGCCACCTCGCGTATGGGGCCGGTCTCCATCGAGGGGCATTATGACGGCGCGCTGGCGATCCCCGGTTTGCTCTTGGAACTGAAGGAGCGGCAGGCGGCGGGTTACGACGCGGCGGTCATTGCCTGCTTCGACGACACTGGGCTCGAAGCGGCGCGGAGCTTCGCCGATGTGCCGATCCTCGGTCTTTGCGAATCGGCCGTGGTGACGGCGAGCTTCCTGGCGCAGCGCTTCACCGTGGTGACGACGCTGGAGCGGTCACGGGTGCTGATCGACAATCTGGTGCGCCGCTACGGCATGGGGGAGCGCGCCAAGGTGCGCGCCTGCGATATTCCGGTGCTGGAGCTGGAAGATGCCGCCTCGGGCGCGATCGGCAAGCTCCGGGCCGAGATCGAGCGGGCTCTTGTCGAAGACGGGGCCGAGGCGATCGTGCTCGGCTGTGCCGGCATGACGGATCTTGCCCGGGAATTGCAGAATATCTACGGCGTGCCCGTCGTCGACGGTGTCGCAGCCGCTGTCAAGCAGGCCGAGGCGCTGGTGTCGCTCGGGCTTTCCACCAGCAAGCGCGGCTCCTATGCCTCGCCGCTGCCGAAACCCTTTATGGGCGCGATGAGCGGTTTCTCGCCGGCCGCGAAAATCGGCTGA
- a CDS encoding ABC transporter permease — protein MNHEKRGLEFYLLAIFFIVFVLFLYGPLSAILILSFQGPDGGLTFPMNGVSTHWFFNLFEKQAVGDFGASFRRSFTLGLMVMVVTVVVSLLAGLAFRRRFRGSTALFYATVASLVVPSIIISLGIGVVFQEGGLKPAWYSSAFGAHLTWTLPFGVLIMFAVFNRFSPAYEEAARDLGASSWQTFRHVVLPMIAPSLIGVGLFGFTLSYDEFARTLMTSGSYNTLPLEIYGMTTNVTTPVLYALGTVTTLFSFTIILIALGVMTMLSRRQAKID, from the coding sequence ATGAACCACGAAAAACGCGGCCTCGAATTCTATCTGCTGGCGATTTTCTTCATCGTCTTCGTACTGTTCCTCTACGGCCCGCTTTCGGCGATCCTGATCCTCTCCTTCCAGGGGCCGGACGGCGGGCTGACCTTCCCGATGAACGGCGTTTCCACCCATTGGTTCTTCAACCTGTTCGAAAAGCAGGCGGTCGGCGATTTCGGCGCCTCGTTCCGGCGTTCCTTCACCCTCGGGCTGATGGTGATGGTGGTAACGGTCGTCGTGTCGCTGCTTGCCGGCCTTGCCTTCCGCCGCCGTTTCCGGGGTTCGACGGCGCTGTTCTATGCGACGGTCGCCAGCCTCGTCGTGCCGTCGATCATCATTTCGCTCGGCATCGGCGTCGTCTTCCAGGAGGGTGGGTTGAAGCCTGCCTGGTATTCCTCGGCCTTCGGCGCGCATTTGACCTGGACGCTGCCCTTCGGCGTATTGATCATGTTTGCCGTCTTCAACCGTTTTTCGCCTGCCTATGAAGAGGCGGCGCGCGATCTTGGCGCCAGCTCCTGGCAGACCTTCCGCCATGTCGTGCTGCCGATGATCGCGCCGAGCCTGATCGGCGTCGGCCTGTTCGGTTTCACGCTCTCCTATGACGAATTCGCCCGCACCTTGATGACCTCCGGCAGCTACAATACCTTGCCGCTTGAAATCTACGGCATGACGACCAATGTCACGACGCCGGTGCTCTATGCGCTCGGCACGGTGACGACACTGTTTTCCTTCACCATCATTCTCATTGCGCTCGGTGTCATGACCATGCTCAGCCGGCGACAGGCAAAGATAGACTGA